Proteins from a single region of Seriola aureovittata isolate HTS-2021-v1 ecotype China chromosome 9, ASM2101889v1, whole genome shotgun sequence:
- the e2f1 gene encoding transcription factor E2F1, whose protein sequence is MSETLITGQTSEDLLADFETLLNSGSIDLGEDHQIVIITSPSNEGLHPAVAPTSTGEILLFATPQGPADVGIQDKRRPALGRPPVKRKLDLDSDHQYVSTTRPSVGQAPPSTPAPPRVPRTTTEKSRYDTSLNLTTKRFLSLLSQSADGVVDLNWASQVLDVQKRRIYDITNVLEGIQLISKKSKNNIQWLGNRIDAALVSRHKELQREVCDLTEAEEQLDELISKCNLQLRLVTEDPQNKKLGYVRCQDLRKSFDSPDQLVMVIRAPPETQMQVSEPSEGYQVSLRSTRGPIDVFLCPEDSSGVCSPMTGSSPSKPAAADPSLVPPPTQPTDQSQAKTSTTPLEVGLSSPASTSSTVTAASQQEPSSLVLGGYTESLLGGDPFSGLGDMPDFDLSPLSSSDFLNGEGLHLPLDGFINLSPPHSHDYHFGLEDHEGISELFDCDFGDLSQVLGDS, encoded by the exons ATGTCAGAAACTCTGATAACAGGGCAGACATCGGAGGATCTGTTGGCCGACTTTGAGACTCTGCTGAACTCTGGCAGCATTGACCTGGGCGAGGACCATCAGATAGTGATCATCACCAGCCCCAGCAATGAGGGACTCCACCCTGCCGTGGCCCCCACCAGCACAGGGGAAATCCTGCTGTTTGCCACACCCCAGGGCCCCGCTGACGTGGGCATCCAGGACAAGAGACGACCGGCTCTGGGAAGACCTCcg gTGAAGAGAAAGTTGGACCTGGATAGTGACCATCAGTATGTCAGCACCACTCGACCGTCCGTGGGCCAAGCACCACCCTCCACACCTGCCCCTCCCAGAG TTCCTAGAACCACCACAGAGAAGTCACGGTATGACACGTCGTTGAACCTGACCACCAAACGCTTCCTCAGCCTGTTGTCCCAGTCAGCTGACGGCGTGGTGGATCTGAACTGGGCCTCGCAGGTCCTGGACGTCCAGAAGAGACGCATCTACGACATAACCAACGTCCTGGAGGGAATCCAGCTCATCTCCAAGAAGTCCAAGAACAATATCCAGTGGCT TGGTAATCGAATTGATGCAGCATTGGTTTCCCGCCACAAGGAGTTGCAGAGGGAGGTGTGTGACCTCACAGAGGCTGAGGAGCAGCTGGACGAGCTCATTTCCAAATGCAACCTGCAGCTCCGACTTGTCACAGAGGACCCGCAGAACAAGAA GTTGGGTTATGTGCGCTGCCAGGACCTGAGGAAGTCATTTGATTCCCCGGACCAGCTGGTGATGGTGATCAGAGCTCCGCCAGAGACCCAGATGCAAGTTTCAGAACCCAGCGAG GGTTACCAGGTGTCGCTGAGGAGCACGCGGGGTCCAATCGATGTCTTCCTCTGTCCAGAAGACAGCTCCGGCGTCTGCAGCCCCATGACGGGCAGCAGTCCCTCGAAACCCGCCGCTGCTGACCCCTCCCTGGTCCCGCCTCCCACACAACCCACGGACCAATCGCAAGCCAAAACCTCCACGACCCCCCTGGAGGTGGGTTTATCATCCCCAGCGTCGACCTCGTCAACAGTGACGGCAGCCTCCCAGCAAGAGCCCTCATCACTGGTGTTAGGTGGTTACACAG AATCGCTCCTGGGAGGCGATCCCTTCTCCGGCCTCGGGGACATGCCAGACTTTGACCTCtcacccctctcctcctcgGACTTCCTGAACGGAGAAGGCCTCCATCTCCCATTGGACGGTTTCATCAACCTGTCCCCCCCCCACAGTCACGACTACCACTTTGGACTGGAGGACCACGAAGGCATCAGCGAACTGTTCGACTGTGACTTCGGCGACCTGTCGCAAGTTTTGGGCGACAGTTAG